The following coding sequences lie in one Zerene cesonia ecotype Mississippi unplaced genomic scaffold, Zerene_cesonia_1.1 Zces_u013, whole genome shotgun sequence genomic window:
- the LOC119839372 gene encoding mediator of RNA polymerase II transcription subunit 15-like produces the protein MYRVIVLLCAIHVSHGFLCLPLQAQVAELQRQISELNALIYNEGVASSQQLTRLQQEVDARISNTQIQINKCIQENQLAASGPQPGQQIEQLQAKLAAQENASQAATQCQQQLSALQQEEKAVREHEQELKKQLERGQQKLLQQEERTERKNTTQHLLPSQSTVLYTYRNISVKNYQLL, from the coding sequence ATGTACCGCGTTATAGTTTTGCTGTGTGCTATTCATGTCTCCCATGGCTTCCTTTGCCTCCCGCTGCAGGCGCAAGTGGCCGAACTACAGCGGCAAATTTCGGAATTGAATGCACTGATATATAACGAAGGAGTGGCATCATCACAACAGTTAACCCGGCTGCAGCAAGAAGTGGACGCACGAATAAGTaacacacaaatacaaataaataagtgcaTACAAGAAAATCAGTTGGCTGCGTCGGGTCCGCAACCGGGACAACAGATAGAGCAGCTACAAGCTAAGTTGGCTGCACAAGAAAACGCCTCACAAGCAGCAACGCAATGTCAGCAACAGCTTAGCGCGCTCCAGCAGGAAGAAAAAGCAGTGAGAGAACACGAACAAGAGCTTAAGAAGCAGTTAGAGCGTGGCCAGCAGAAACTGCTGCAACAAGAAGAGAGAACAGAGCGCAAAAACACTACACAACACCTACTTCCTTCACAGAGCACAGTTTTATACACATACAGAAATATATCTGTAAAGAATTATCAATTGCTGTGA
- the LOC119839371 gene encoding putative uncharacterized protein DDB_G0271606 has product MYRVIVLLCAIHASYGSECDQLQVQVSQQQQHITALNTRLSNDRAATAQQIAQLQQRANERIRSTETQLVQCIDERNRLAATRQQQEPQIAQLQAKLAAQENATQAATQCQQQIVALQQQIKTMKEHNQELKKQIERDQQKLKSEQEQSVAQCQQQLQQQIALQKQQEQKMKEQEQQLQQKCALEQEIIKLQERAQYQQQLNQQLDLQRKQENTMKEQEQQLQKLRNSLLELEKLSSPSKMSPSETFDRLGTFINQLASIQCNVEASETVNPDSYKLTYDLPINLADGDIEVKMNNRVIYVKGSKGGTVVFEHVELLPAALDAKSADWQLQGDKIEIFIPFKKTETSTKSSACKRHNSARTIPSLESTLQTGYGSTLFGYGYARKISVN; this is encoded by the coding sequence ATGTACCGCGTAATTGTTTTGCTGTGTGCTATTCATGCATCGTATGGCTCCGAATGTGACCAACTGCAAGTACAAGTGAGCCAACAACAGCAGCACATCACTGCTTTGAATACACGCTTATCTAACGATAGAGCGGCAACAGCACAGCAAATAGCCCAGCTGCAGCAACGAGCGAATGAGCGCATACGTTCAACAGAAACACAACTTGTTCAATGCATTGATGAGAGAAATAGACTGGCTGCGACGCGTCAGCAACAGGAGCCACAGATAGCGCAACTACAAGCTAAGTTGGCTGCACAAGAAAACGCCACACAAGCAGCAACTCAATGTCAGCAACAGATTGTCGCGCTGCAGCAGCAAATAAAGACAATGAAAGAACATAATCAAGAACTTAAGAAGCAGATAGAGCGTGACCAGCAGAAATTGAAGTCTGAACAAGAACAGAGCGTAGCTCAGTGCCAGCAGCAATTGCAACAACAGATCGCATTGCAAAAACAACAAGAACAGAAAATGAAAGAGCAAGAACAACAGCTGCAGCAAAAGTGTGCATTGgaacaagaaataattaaactacaaGAACGAGCTCAGTATCAGCAACAACTAAATCAGCAGCTAGATTTACAAAGGAAGCAAGAAAACACGATGAAAGAGCAAGAACAACAATTGCAAAAGCTTCGAAATAGCTTGCTTGAGCTGGAAAAGTTGTCATCGCCCAGCAAGATGTCTCCAAGTGAAACTTTCGATCGACTTGGTACCTTTATAAATCAGCTGGCCTCTATACAATGTAATGTCGAAGCCTCCGAAACTGTGAATCCAGACTCCTATAAACTTACTTACGATCTGCCAATAAATCTCGCAGATGGCGATATCGaagttaaaatgaataacaGAGTGATTTACGTAAAAGGCAGCAAAGGAGGGACAGTTGTGTTTGAACACGTTGAATTATTACCGGCTGCTTTAGATGCGAAATCAGCCGATTGGCAGCTGCAGGGAGATAAGATCGAGATATTCATTCCATTTAAAAAGACTGAAACTAGCACCAAGAGTAGTGCATGTAAGAGACATAATTCTGCGAGGACCATACCATCTTTAGAGAGCACTCTTCAAACAGGTTACGGGAGCACACTTTTTGGTTACGGATATGCTCGTAAAATTAGTGTCAATTAA